One stretch of Pseudomonas azotoformans DNA includes these proteins:
- the pncB gene encoding nicotinate phosphoribosyltransferase, which yields MSESVFADRIVQNLLDTDFYKLTMMQAVLHNYPNVEVEWEFRCRNSEDLRPYLAEIRYQIERLAELSLSPDQLGFLERISFMKPDFLRFLGLFRFNLRYVQTGIENGELFIRLRGPWLHVILFEVPMLAIVSEVRNRYRYQTVILEQAREQLYRKFDWLTANASSDELSELQVADFGTRRRFSYRVQEEVVSVLKHDFPGRFVGTSNVHLAREFDMKPLGTMAHEWIMAHQQLGPRLIDSQIAALDCWVREYRGLLGIALTDCITTDAFLGDFDLYFAKLFDGLRHDSGDPVQWAEKAIAHYHKLGIEPMSKTLVFSDSLSLPKALEIFRALRGRINVSFGIGTNLTCDIPGVEPMSIVLKMTACNGQPVAKISDEAGKTHCTDPNFVAYLRHVFKVPALPSKE from the coding sequence ATGAGCGAGAGTGTGTTTGCCGATCGCATCGTGCAGAACTTGCTCGACACCGACTTCTACAAGCTGACCATGATGCAGGCGGTGCTGCACAACTACCCCAATGTGGAAGTTGAATGGGAGTTCCGTTGCCGTAATAGCGAAGACCTGCGCCCGTACCTGGCGGAGATCCGCTACCAGATCGAGCGCCTTGCCGAATTGAGCCTGAGCCCCGACCAACTGGGTTTCCTGGAGCGCATCAGCTTCATGAAGCCGGATTTTTTGCGCTTTCTCGGGCTGTTCCGCTTCAACCTCCGTTACGTGCAGACCGGCATCGAGAACGGTGAACTGTTCATCCGCCTGCGCGGGCCGTGGCTGCATGTGATCCTGTTTGAAGTGCCGATGCTGGCCATCGTCAGCGAAGTGCGTAACCGCTACCGCTACCAGACCGTGATCCTCGAACAGGCCCGCGAACAGCTGTACCGCAAGTTCGACTGGCTGACCGCCAACGCCAGCAGCGACGAGCTGTCCGAGCTGCAAGTGGCCGACTTCGGCACGCGCCGGCGCTTCTCGTACCGCGTACAGGAGGAAGTGGTCAGCGTGCTCAAGCATGACTTCCCCGGACGTTTTGTCGGCACCAGCAACGTGCACCTGGCCCGCGAGTTTGACATGAAACCGTTGGGTACCATGGCCCACGAATGGATCATGGCCCACCAGCAACTCGGCCCGCGCCTGATCGACAGCCAGATCGCCGCGCTGGACTGCTGGGTCCGCGAGTACCGGGGCCTGCTGGGCATCGCCCTGACCGACTGCATCACCACCGACGCGTTCCTCGGCGACTTCGACTTGTACTTCGCCAAGCTGTTCGACGGCCTGCGCCATGACTCCGGTGACCCGGTGCAGTGGGCGGAGAAAGCCATCGCCCACTACCACAAGCTCGGCATCGAACCGATGAGCAAAACCCTGGTGTTCTCCGACAGCCTGTCGCTGCCCAAGGCCCTGGAAATATTCCGTGCGCTGCGTGGTCGGATCAATGTGAGCTTTGGCATCGGCACCAACCTGACCTGTGACATCCCGGGTGTCGAGCCGATGAGCATCGTGCTTAAAATGACCGCCTGCAATGGCCAGCCCGTCGCGAAAATCTCCGATGAAGCGGGCAAGACCCATTGCACCGACCCGAATTTCGTCGCCTATTTGCGTCACGTTTTCAAAGTACCTGCCCTACCAAGCAAGGAGTGA
- the nadE gene encoding ammonia-dependent NAD(+) synthetase, with the protein MQAVQREIAQQLKVQAPFNDQAALEAEVARRVAFIQDCLRKSGLKALVLGISGGVDSLTAGLLAQRAMKELRESTGDEDYRFIAVRLPYETQFDEIDATASVDFIEPDERHTVNIGPAVKALASEVAAFEGKAAVSRDFVLGNTKARMRMVAQYTIAGAAGGLVIGTDHAAEAVMGFFTKFGDGACDLAPLSGLVKNQVRAIARHFGAPESLVEKVPTADLEDLSPGKPDEASHGVTYAEIDAFLHGEPVREEAFRIICDTYRKTEHKRVMPFAP; encoded by the coding sequence ATGCAAGCCGTACAGCGTGAGATTGCGCAGCAGCTCAAGGTCCAAGCGCCGTTCAACGACCAGGCCGCCCTTGAGGCCGAGGTTGCCCGCCGCGTGGCGTTTATCCAGGATTGCCTGCGCAAGTCCGGGCTCAAGGCGCTGGTGCTGGGCATCAGCGGTGGCGTCGACTCCCTGACCGCCGGCCTGTTGGCCCAACGCGCAATGAAGGAACTGCGTGAAAGCACGGGTGATGAGGACTACCGCTTTATCGCCGTGCGCCTGCCCTACGAAACCCAGTTCGACGAAATCGACGCCACGGCCTCGGTGGACTTTATCGAGCCGGACGAGCGCCACACCGTGAACATTGGCCCGGCGGTCAAGGCCCTGGCCAGTGAAGTCGCGGCATTTGAGGGCAAGGCGGCGGTGTCCCGCGATTTCGTGCTGGGCAATACCAAGGCGCGCATGCGCATGGTGGCGCAGTACACCATCGCCGGCGCGGCCGGTGGCCTGGTGATCGGCACCGACCATGCGGCGGAAGCGGTGATGGGCTTTTTCACCAAGTTCGGTGACGGCGCCTGCGACCTGGCACCGTTGAGCGGGCTGGTGAAGAACCAGGTGCGTGCGATTGCGCGGCACTTCGGGGCGCCGGAGTCGTTGGTGGAGAAAGTGCCTACTGCGGACCTGGAAGATTTGTCGCCGGGCAAGCCGGACGAAGCGTCACATGGCGTGACCTACGCGGAGATCGATGCGTTCCTGCACGGCGAGCCGGTGCGTGAGGAAGCGTTCAGGATCATCTGCGACACTTATCGCAAGACCGAGCACAAGCGGGTCATGCCGTTTGCGCCGTGA
- a CDS encoding LysR family transcriptional regulator, with protein MLNKRHLPSITALQCFEAATRHLSFTRAAEELNLTQSAVSKQVAQLEELLQHLLFRRVRRRLQMTPAGDLYLVEVRKILTQVEMSTHYLRSYGGETEVLRVSTPYTFGARWLVPRLKGWRLRHSQIHLDLCNEQEPDELLQGKADMAFYFGQGSRPGTESLKLFSEELVPVCAPESLPARPFTDPTQLSDLVLLQNASRPQGWHDWFASQGYQTEHSYHGPRFDTFYMCIRAAQVGCGVALLPRFLVEEELAEGKLVIPWQHAMPSQDAYYLAYPEHAAEVPKVREFVKWMMEQVI; from the coding sequence GTGCTGAACAAAAGACATTTGCCCTCGATCACTGCCTTGCAGTGCTTCGAAGCCGCCACCCGCCACCTGAGCTTCACCCGCGCCGCCGAGGAGCTGAACCTCACCCAGAGCGCCGTGAGCAAACAGGTGGCGCAGTTGGAAGAACTGCTGCAACACCTGCTGTTTCGCCGGGTGCGCCGCCGTTTGCAGATGACCCCGGCGGGCGACCTGTACCTGGTGGAAGTGCGCAAGATCCTTACGCAGGTGGAGATGTCCACGCATTACCTGCGCTCCTACGGCGGCGAGACCGAAGTACTGCGCGTGTCCACGCCCTACACCTTCGGCGCGCGCTGGCTGGTGCCGCGCCTCAAGGGCTGGCGGCTGCGTCACTCGCAGATCCACCTGGACCTGTGCAACGAGCAGGAGCCGGACGAGCTGCTGCAAGGCAAGGCCGACATGGCCTTCTATTTCGGCCAGGGTTCACGCCCCGGCACCGAGAGCCTTAAGCTGTTCAGCGAAGAACTGGTGCCGGTATGCGCACCGGAAAGCCTGCCGGCGCGGCCCTTCACCGACCCCACTCAACTCAGCGACCTGGTGCTGCTGCAAAACGCCTCGCGGCCCCAGGGCTGGCACGACTGGTTCGCCAGTCAGGGTTACCAGACCGAACACAGCTACCACGGGCCACGTTTCGATACCTTCTATATGTGCATTCGGGCGGCGCAGGTGGGCTGCGGCGTAGCCTTGCTGCCGCGCTTCCTGGTGGAAGAGGAACTGGCCGAGGGCAAGCTGGTGATCCCCTGGCAACATGCGATGCCGAGCCAGGACGCGTATTACCTGGCTTACCCGGAGCATGCGGCGGAGGTGCCGAAGGTGCGCGAATTTGTAAAGTGGATGATGGAACAGGTCATTTAG
- the amaB gene encoding L-piperidine-6-carboxylate dehydrogenase, whose product MVAALLDRLGVNPALYQSGKQPVHSPIDGSRIGSVHWEGAAEVEQQVSRAEHAFEAWRKVPAPRRGELVRQFGDVLREYKADLGELVSWEAGKITQEGLGEVQEMIDICDFAVGLSRQLYGLTIASERPGHHMRETWHPLGVVGVISAFNFPVAVWAWNTALALVCGNAVIWKPSEKTPLTALACQALFERVLKKFDGAPQYLSQVIIGGRDAGAALVDDPRVALISATGSTRMGREVAPKVAARFARSILELGGNNAMILGPSADLDMAVRAILFSAVGTAGQRCTTLRRLIAHESVKEEIVTRLKAAYSKVRIGHPLEGNLIGPLIDKHGFDAMQDALEQALSEGGKVFGGKRQLEDKFPNAYYVSPAIVEMPEQSDVVCTETFAPILYVVGYTDFAEALRLNNAVPQGLSSCIFTTDVREAEQFMSAVGSDCGIANVNIGPSGAEIGGAFGGEKETGGGRESGSDAWRGYMRRQTNTVNYSLELPLAQGITFD is encoded by the coding sequence ATGGTTGCCGCATTGCTTGATCGTCTCGGGGTAAACCCGGCGCTGTACCAGTCGGGTAAACAACCTGTGCATTCGCCGATCGATGGCAGCCGTATCGGCAGTGTGCACTGGGAAGGCGCCGCCGAGGTGGAGCAACAGGTCAGTCGCGCCGAGCATGCATTCGAAGCCTGGCGCAAAGTGCCCGCGCCGCGCCGTGGCGAACTGGTACGCCAATTTGGCGATGTGTTGCGCGAATACAAGGCCGACCTGGGTGAGTTGGTGTCCTGGGAAGCCGGCAAGATCACCCAGGAAGGCCTGGGCGAAGTGCAGGAAATGATCGATATCTGTGATTTCGCTGTCGGCCTGTCGCGCCAGTTGTACGGCTTGACCATCGCCTCCGAGCGCCCGGGCCACCATATGCGTGAAACCTGGCACCCGCTGGGTGTGGTCGGCGTGATCAGTGCTTTCAACTTCCCGGTGGCGGTGTGGGCGTGGAACACCGCCCTGGCGCTGGTATGCGGCAACGCGGTGATCTGGAAACCGTCGGAAAAGACCCCGCTCACCGCCCTGGCCTGCCAGGCGCTGTTCGAGCGCGTGCTGAAAAAATTCGATGGCGCCCCGCAGTACCTGAGCCAAGTGATCATCGGCGGCCGCGACGCCGGTGCCGCGCTGGTGGATGACCCGCGCGTCGCCCTGATCAGCGCCACCGGCAGCACCCGCATGGGCCGCGAAGTGGCACCGAAAGTCGCCGCACGGTTCGCCCGCAGCATCCTGGAGCTGGGCGGCAACAACGCGATGATCCTTGGCCCAAGCGCCGACCTGGACATGGCCGTGCGCGCTATCCTGTTCAGCGCCGTTGGTACCGCTGGTCAGCGTTGCACCACACTGCGCCGCCTGATCGCCCATGAATCGGTCAAGGAAGAAATCGTCACTCGCCTCAAGGCGGCTTATTCCAAGGTGCGCATCGGCCACCCGCTGGAAGGCAACCTGATCGGCCCGCTGATCGACAAGCACGGCTTCGACGCTATGCAGGACGCGCTGGAGCAGGCCCTGAGCGAAGGCGGCAAAGTGTTTGGCGGCAAGCGCCAGTTGGAAGACAAGTTCCCGAATGCCTACTACGTGTCACCGGCGATTGTGGAAATGCCCGAGCAAAGCGATGTGGTGTGCACCGAGACCTTCGCGCCGATTCTCTACGTGGTCGGCTACACCGATTTCGCCGAGGCCCTGCGCCTGAACAACGCCGTGCCGCAAGGCTTGTCGTCGTGCATCTTCACCACTGACGTGCGTGAAGCCGAGCAGTTCATGTCGGCGGTGGGCAGCGACTGCGGCATCGCCAACGTCAACATCGGCCCGAGCGGCGCGGAAATCGGCGGCGCGTTCGGTGGCGAGAAAGAGACCGGCGGCGGGCGCGAGTCGGGGTCGGACGCGTGGCGCGGGTATATGCGTCGGCAGACCAATACTGTCAATTACTCGCTGGAATTGCCGCTGGCGCAGGGCATCACGTTTGACTAA